One genomic window of Diospyros lotus cultivar Yz01 chromosome 8, ASM1463336v1, whole genome shotgun sequence includes the following:
- the LOC127807615 gene encoding protein EXPRESSION OF TERPENOIDS 1-like, translating to MSGLFSLGGKEEASQQQQQGFVLFRNEEIYNKGFELWQQYYQHHHHNQQKLHQLQELVLDPSRRIENSSNSVSDEFHRSEIRAMRQGRTGGGMNCQDCGNQAKKDCSYLRCRTCCKSRGFQCHTHVRSTWVPAAKRRERQQQQLASLQQQNEQQQQQQLTLRGENPKRLRENPGLEVGHFPAEVNSQAVFRCVRVSSMDDADEQYAYQTAVNIGGHVFKGIVYDQGPESRYGGGESSSGGGGGQGQPLNLITGASNTPAAGVASSSNPPVTMLDPSIYPAPLTAFMAGTQFFPPPRP from the exons ATGTCTGGGTTGTTCTCTCTAGGCGGAAAGGAAGAAGCgagccagcagcagcagcaaggcTTTGTTTTGTTCCGGAACGAGGAGATCTACAACAAGGGTTTCGAGCTATGGCAACAGTATTATCAACACCATCATCATAACCAGCAAAAGCTGCACCAGCTCCAGGAGCTGGTGCTGGATCCCAGTAGAAGAATCGAGAACAGTAGTAATAGTGTTTCGGATGAGTTCCACAGATCGGAGATCAGAGCGATGAGGCAAGGAAGAACGGGAGGGGGAATGAATTGCCAGGACTGCGGTAACCAGGCCAAGAAGGACTGTTCGTATCTCCGGTGCCGGACTTGCTGTAAAAGCCGAGGGTTTCAGTGCCATACCCACGTCAGGAGCACGTGGGTTCCGGCCGCCAAACGCCGCGagcggcagcagcagcagctcgCTTCTTTGCAGCAGCAAAAcgaacagcagcagcagcaacagctGACTTTGAGGGGTGAGAATCCCAAACGGCTCAGAGAAAATCCAG GGTTAGAAGTGGGTCACTTCCCGGCCGAGGTGAATTCTCAGGCGGTGTTTCGATGCGTGAGAGTGAGTTCCATGGACGATGCAGACGAGCAGTACGCGTACCAGACGGCCGTCAACATCGGAGGCCACGTTTTCAAGGGAATTGTCTACGATCAAGGCCCTGAAAGCCGCTACGGTGGCGGCGAAAGCTCCTCCGGCGGCGGCGGAGGCCAAGGCCAACCCCTTAATCTCATCACCGGGGCTAGCAATACCCCCGCCGCCGGAGTCGCCAGCAGCAGCAATCCTCCGGTCACAATGCTTGATCCTTCTATCTACCCAGCTCCACTCACCGCTTTCATGGCGGGTACGCAATTCTTCCCACCGCCTAGACCTTAA